The following proteins come from a genomic window of Pseudomonas putida:
- a CDS encoding putative 2-aminoethylphosphonate ABC transporter permease subunit, with the protein MAAPMSLPLSQAKATPRAGIALGDRLFVIGGKSLLLILLVLAVLMPLLAIFWRGFSGEAGQGGGLLAARELFASPSFHWLLGNSLSVAFTVAAIVVPLAYLFAFALQRTLIPAKGLWRGISLLPLLAPSMLPAIALVYLFGNQGLLRGLLSDNIYGFWGIVLGEAIYTFPHALMILLSALSLADARLFDAASSMGAGSWRAFTSITWPASRQAVFAAFCLVFTLTITDFGVPVVVGGDYQVLALEAYKAVVGQQQFGRGALIGMVLLLPALFSFTVDAWLRRRQGEAMGGRAQVFEPKPSRSRDACFLTIVLLVCAALLVVIGMAVYSSLVTFWPYNLSLSLRHYMFEDTAGGGWLAYRNSVTMAIGTALIGSIVIFTGAYLMEKTQGQRLLNHALRLLSFIPMAVPGLVLGLGYVFFFNLNGNPLHVLYGGMGLLVVCTIAHYLTTAQMTATTALRQLDGEFEAAALSLKAPLYRHFLRVTMPICLPALLDIIRYLFVSAMTTVSAAIFLYSPDTLLAAVAVLNMDDAGNVGGAAAMSTLILLTSAGASLLLAAASRGLLRRSQAWRQRAATV; encoded by the coding sequence ATGGCCGCGCCAATGTCCCTGCCGTTGAGCCAGGCCAAAGCCACGCCGCGTGCTGGCATCGCCCTGGGTGACCGGTTGTTCGTCATCGGCGGCAAGAGCCTGCTGCTGATTCTGTTGGTGCTGGCCGTGCTGATGCCTTTGCTGGCGATCTTCTGGCGTGGCTTCAGCGGGGAAGCGGGCCAGGGTGGTGGCTTGCTGGCGGCCCGTGAACTGTTCGCCAGCCCCAGCTTCCACTGGCTACTTGGCAACAGTCTGTCGGTGGCCTTCACCGTCGCGGCCATTGTGGTACCGCTGGCCTATTTGTTCGCCTTTGCCCTCCAACGCACGTTAATCCCGGCCAAGGGCCTGTGGCGGGGGATTTCGCTGCTGCCATTGCTGGCACCGTCGATGCTGCCGGCCATTGCCCTGGTCTACCTGTTTGGCAATCAGGGCCTGCTGCGCGGGTTGCTCAGCGACAATATCTACGGCTTCTGGGGTATCGTGCTGGGCGAGGCTATCTACACCTTCCCGCATGCGCTGATGATTCTGCTGTCGGCACTGTCACTGGCTGATGCTCGCCTGTTCGATGCGGCCTCCAGCATGGGGGCAGGCTCGTGGCGGGCGTTCACCAGCATCACCTGGCCGGCCTCGCGCCAGGCGGTATTCGCGGCGTTTTGCCTGGTATTCACGCTGACTATCACAGACTTCGGTGTACCGGTCGTGGTGGGGGGCGACTATCAAGTGCTGGCGCTGGAAGCCTACAAGGCGGTGGTGGGCCAGCAACAGTTCGGTCGTGGAGCGCTGATCGGCATGGTGCTGCTGTTGCCGGCCCTGTTCAGTTTTACCGTCGACGCCTGGCTGCGTAGGCGCCAGGGCGAGGCCATGGGCGGCCGAGCGCAGGTATTCGAACCCAAGCCATCACGCAGCCGCGATGCCTGCTTCCTGACCATTGTGCTGCTGGTGTGCGCGGCGTTGCTGGTGGTGATCGGTATGGCGGTGTACTCCTCGCTGGTCACTTTCTGGCCCTACAACCTGTCGTTGTCGCTGCGCCACTACATGTTCGAAGACACTGCCGGTGGCGGCTGGCTGGCCTACCGCAATAGCGTGACCATGGCCATTGGCACCGCGCTGATTGGCAGCATCGTGATCTTCACCGGTGCCTACCTGATGGAGAAGACCCAGGGCCAACGCCTGCTCAACCATGCGCTGCGCCTGCTCAGCTTCATCCCCATGGCCGTGCCGGGCCTGGTACTGGGCCTGGGCTATGTATTCTTCTTCAACCTGAACGGCAACCCGCTGCATGTGTTGTACGGCGGCATGGGGTTGCTGGTGGTGTGCACCATTGCCCATTACCTGACCACCGCGCAGATGACCGCGACCACCGCCCTGCGCCAGCTCGACGGCGAGTTCGAGGCCGCCGCGCTGTCGCTGAAAGCGCCGCTGTACAGGCACTTCCTGCGTGTGACCATGCCGATCTGCCTGCCGGCGCTGCTGGATATCATCCGCTACCTGTTCGTATCGGCGATGACCACCGTGTCGGCAGCGATTTTCCTGTACAGCCCCGACACCCTCCTGGCTGCAGTTGCCGTGCTGAACATGGACGACGCCGGCAACGTTGGCGGTGCCGCCGCCATGTCCACTCTCATCCTGCTGACCAGTGCCGGCGCTTCACTGTTGCTGGCTGCAGCCTCGCGCGGCCTGCTGCGCCGCTCCCAAGCCTGGCGCCAACGCGCCGCGACCGTCTGA
- a CDS encoding putative 2-aminoethylphosphonate ABC transporter ATP-binding protein yields the protein MNHTTPGAQIKVCNIHKRFGAFTALNDVSLDIAAGELVCLLGPSGCGKTTLLRCIAGLERQDRGTLYIGERDISDLSPQARDYGILFQSYALFPNLTVEANIAYGLSGSAREQARQRVAEMLELVGLSGSEKKYPGQLSGGQQQRVALARALAPSPSLLLLDEPMSALDARVREHLCTELRQLQRQLGITTLMVTHNQDEAMLMADRIAVMNNGQVEQYATPQEIYDHPATPFVAEFVGQGNWLPFQRSSDNHAQVGDMNMRLAPGSSQASSGRLFCRPEAITVNPVVHEENLFPAMVREITFLGNRCRMSFELKALPGHALLAELAPEAMPRLGSQDIWVALPPQSLQVFA from the coding sequence ATGAACCACACCACCCCCGGCGCACAGATAAAAGTGTGCAATATCCACAAGCGCTTCGGAGCCTTCACGGCGCTCAACGATGTCTCGCTGGACATCGCCGCGGGCGAGCTGGTGTGCCTGCTCGGCCCATCCGGCTGTGGCAAGACCACGCTGCTGCGTTGCATTGCCGGCCTGGAACGCCAGGACCGCGGTACGCTGTACATCGGCGAACGCGATATCTCCGATCTGTCTCCCCAGGCGCGGGACTACGGCATCCTGTTCCAGTCCTACGCGCTGTTTCCCAACCTTACCGTCGAAGCCAATATCGCCTATGGCCTGTCGGGCAGTGCTCGGGAGCAGGCCCGCCAGCGGGTGGCCGAAATGCTCGAACTGGTAGGCCTGTCGGGCAGCGAGAAGAAGTACCCAGGCCAGCTCTCCGGTGGCCAACAGCAACGTGTGGCCCTGGCCCGCGCTCTGGCACCGTCGCCATCGCTGCTGCTGCTCGATGAGCCGATGTCGGCGCTGGACGCCCGGGTGCGTGAGCACTTGTGCACCGAACTGCGTCAGTTGCAGCGCCAACTGGGCATCACCACGTTGATGGTTACCCACAACCAGGACGAGGCCATGTTGATGGCCGACCGCATTGCGGTGATGAACAACGGTCAGGTCGAGCAGTACGCCACCCCGCAGGAAATCTACGACCATCCGGCCACGCCGTTCGTTGCCGAGTTCGTCGGCCAGGGCAACTGGCTGCCGTTCCAGCGCAGCAGCGACAACCATGCTCAGGTCGGCGACATGAACATGCGCCTGGCGCCGGGGTCATCCCAGGCCAGCAGTGGCCGGCTGTTCTGCCGCCCGGAAGCGATCACGGTCAACCCGGTGGTGCACGAAGAGAACCTGTTCCCGGCCATGGTCCGTGAAATTACCTTCCTCGGTAACCGCTGCCGCATGAGCTTTGAACTCAAGGCTCTGCCAGGCCATGCCCTGCTGGCCGAGCTGGCCCCCGAGGCCATGCCGCGCCTGGGCTCGCAGGACATCTGGGTGGCGTTGCCGCCGCAGAGCCTACAGGTGTTTGCCTGA
- a CDS encoding LysR family transcriptional regulator → MLSAELKAFYMVARLGSITQAAKKLGLSQPTVTTQIRSLEGQYAVELFYRGGRRLVLSEEGLRLLPMVKALLQQEADIEFELRNSGQAQGSLRIAATAPYYILDLVKVYRERLPQVEVAVEIGNSQQVLEMLEDYRVDIAASSQWVEDARLVRRILGTDPLVVAVHRNHPLAHRQTVSIEVVSGHCLLMREKGSTTRKLTEQMMQEAGVKASAMMEIGSRESIREAVLRNIGISVIARHEVPHNPELRVLALENAPVMHEYLYCLKERRQARLPAAFLGVAQEVAGSQF, encoded by the coding sequence ATGCTGAGTGCCGAGCTGAAGGCCTTCTACATGGTGGCCCGTCTGGGCAGCATCACCCAGGCGGCGAAGAAGCTTGGCCTCAGCCAGCCCACGGTGACCACCCAGATCCGCAGCCTGGAAGGCCAGTACGCTGTGGAGCTGTTCTACCGCGGCGGGCGGCGCCTGGTATTGAGCGAGGAAGGCCTACGCCTGCTGCCGATGGTCAAGGCGCTGCTGCAGCAGGAAGCCGACATCGAGTTCGAGCTGCGCAACAGTGGCCAGGCCCAGGGCAGCTTGCGCATCGCTGCCACTGCGCCTTACTACATTCTCGACCTGGTCAAGGTCTATCGCGAACGCCTGCCGCAGGTTGAGGTAGCGGTGGAGATCGGCAATTCGCAGCAGGTACTGGAAATGCTTGAGGATTACCGGGTGGATATTGCCGCGTCGTCGCAATGGGTGGAGGACGCACGGTTGGTGCGGCGGATATTGGGCACTGACCCTTTGGTGGTGGCGGTGCACCGTAACCACCCGCTGGCCCATCGCCAGACGGTGTCGATCGAGGTGGTGTCGGGGCATTGCCTGCTGATGCGCGAGAAGGGCTCGACCACACGCAAGCTGACCGAGCAGATGATGCAGGAGGCTGGGGTCAAGGCCAGCGCCATGATGGAAATCGGCAGCCGCGAGTCGATCCGCGAAGCGGTGCTACGCAATATCGGCATCAGCGTGATTGCCCGCCATGAGGTGCCGCACAACCCTGAACTCCGGGTGCTGGCGCTGGAGAATGCGCCGGTGATGCATGAGTACCTGTATTGCCTGAAGGAACGGCGCCAGGCGAGGTTGCCGGCGGCATTCCTGGGGGTGGCGCAGGAAGTGGCCGGTTCGCAGTTCTAG
- a CDS encoding heavy metal translocating P-type ATPase, whose protein sequence is MNQPVSHEHKHPHDHDHAHGDDDHGHAAHGHSCCGAKAAPPLVQLSETASAQAQLSRFRIDAMDCPTEQTLIQDKLSKLAGIEQLEFNLINRVLGVRHTLDGTADIERAIDSLGMKAEPIAAQDDGSASVPQPAKARWWPLALSGVAAIAAEIVHFAALAPEWVVAGLALAAILGCGLGTYKKGWIALKNRNLNINALMSIAVTGAVLIGQWPEAAMVMVLFTVAELIEARSLDRARNAISGLMQLTPDMATVQQADGQWRELEVREVDIGALVRVRPGERIGLDGEVTSGQSSVDQAPITGESLPVEKGVGDKLFAGTINQAGALEFRVTAAAGQSTLARIIKAVEEAQGARAPTQRFVDRFSRIYTPVVFAIALAVALIPPLFMAGAWFDWVYRALVLLVVACPCALVISTPVTIVSGLAAAARKGILIKGGVYLEGGRHLDFLALDKTGTITHGKPVQTDAKVLVPLFEDRAQALAASLGERSDHPVSRAIAEFGKQQGLALSEVSDFAALAGRGVRGVIAGEVYHLGNHRLVEELGLCSPALEAQLDALERQGNTVVLLLDRSGPLALFAVADTVKDSSRQAIAELHQLGIKTVMLTGDNPHTAQAIAAVVGIDRAEGNLLPADKLKTIEALYDQGHRVGMVGDGINDAPALARAEIGFAMAAAGTDTAIETADVALMDDDLRKIPAFVRLSRQSAAILMQNIVLALGIKAIFLAITFAGMATMWMAVFADMGVSLLVVFNGLRLLRK, encoded by the coding sequence ATGAACCAGCCTGTCAGCCACGAACACAAGCATCCGCACGATCACGATCACGCTCATGGCGATGACGACCATGGCCATGCTGCCCACGGCCACAGCTGCTGCGGCGCCAAAGCCGCACCGCCGCTGGTGCAACTGAGCGAAACGGCCAGCGCCCAGGCGCAACTCAGCCGTTTCCGCATTGATGCGATGGACTGCCCCACCGAGCAGACCCTGATCCAGGACAAGCTGAGCAAGCTGGCCGGTATCGAACAGCTGGAATTCAACCTGATCAACCGCGTGCTTGGCGTGCGCCACACCCTGGATGGCACCGCCGATATCGAGCGGGCTATCGACAGCCTGGGCATGAAGGCCGAGCCGATTGCCGCCCAAGACGATGGCAGCGCCAGCGTGCCACAACCGGCCAAGGCCCGCTGGTGGCCACTGGCATTGTCGGGCGTTGCCGCAATCGCCGCCGAAATCGTGCACTTTGCTGCACTCGCCCCGGAATGGGTGGTGGCGGGCCTGGCACTGGCAGCGATCCTCGGTTGCGGCCTGGGTACTTACAAGAAGGGCTGGATTGCCCTGAAAAACCGTAACCTCAACATCAATGCACTGATGAGTATCGCCGTGACGGGGGCCGTATTGATTGGCCAGTGGCCGGAAGCGGCTATGGTGATGGTGCTGTTCACCGTTGCCGAACTGATCGAAGCGCGCTCGCTGGACCGTGCGCGTAATGCCATCAGCGGCTTGATGCAACTGACCCCGGACATGGCTACGGTGCAGCAGGCCGATGGCCAGTGGCGCGAGCTGGAAGTGCGTGAGGTAGACATCGGCGCACTGGTGCGGGTGCGCCCGGGTGAGCGCATCGGCCTGGACGGTGAAGTGACCAGTGGGCAATCCAGCGTCGATCAGGCACCGATTACCGGCGAAAGCCTGCCTGTGGAGAAGGGGGTGGGCGACAAACTGTTCGCGGGCACCATCAACCAGGCGGGGGCGCTGGAGTTTCGCGTCACCGCCGCTGCCGGGCAGTCGACCCTGGCGCGGATCATCAAGGCGGTGGAGGAAGCACAAGGCGCGCGGGCGCCTACCCAGCGCTTTGTCGACCGTTTTTCGCGCATCTACACCCCGGTGGTGTTCGCCATCGCCTTGGCCGTGGCGCTGATACCACCGCTGTTCATGGCTGGCGCCTGGTTCGACTGGGTTTACCGCGCCTTGGTGCTGCTGGTGGTGGCCTGCCCGTGCGCGCTGGTGATCTCGACCCCGGTGACCATCGTCAGTGGCCTGGCCGCCGCTGCGCGCAAAGGCATCCTGATCAAGGGTGGCGTGTACCTGGAGGGTGGCCGCCACCTTGATTTCCTGGCCCTGGACAAGACCGGCACCATTACCCATGGCAAGCCGGTGCAGACCGACGCCAAGGTGCTGGTGCCGCTGTTCGAAGACCGTGCACAGGCCTTGGCGGCCAGCCTGGGCGAGCGTTCGGACCACCCGGTGTCCCGCGCCATTGCCGAGTTCGGCAAGCAGCAAGGCCTGGCCTTGAGCGAGGTCAGTGACTTCGCCGCCCTGGCCGGGCGTGGCGTGCGTGGCGTGATCGCCGGTGAGGTCTACCACCTGGGCAATCATCGTCTGGTCGAGGAGCTGGGGCTGTGTTCGCCAGCGCTGGAGGCCCAACTGGATGCGCTGGAGCGCCAGGGCAATACAGTGGTCCTGCTGCTCGACCGCTCCGGGCCACTGGCACTGTTCGCCGTGGCCGACACGGTCAAGGACAGCAGCCGTCAGGCGATCGCCGAATTGCATCAACTGGGTATCAAGACTGTCATGCTGACCGGTGACAATCCCCATACTGCGCAGGCCATTGCCGCCGTGGTGGGGATCGACCGCGCCGAGGGCAACCTGTTGCCGGCCGACAAGCTGAAAACCATTGAGGCCTTGTACGACCAAGGCCATCGGGTGGGCATGGTCGGTGACGGCATCAACGACGCCCCGGCGCTGGCTCGCGCCGAAATAGGCTTTGCCATGGCTGCTGCCGGCACCGACACGGCGATCGAGACTGCCGATGTGGCGCTTATGGACGATGACTTGCGGAAAATCCCGGCCTTCGTCAGGCTGTCGCGCCAAAGTGCGGCGATCCTTATGCAGAACATCGTTCTGGCATTGGGCATCAAGGCGATATTTTTGGCGATTACCTTTGCCGGCATGGCCACGATGTGGATGGCGGTGTTCGCTGATATGGGCGTGAGCTTGCTGGTGGTGTTCAACGGCTTGCGCCTTTTGCGTAAATAG
- the cadR gene encoding cadmium resistance transcriptional regulator CadR: MKIGELAKATDCAVETIRYYERENLLPEPARSDGNYRLYTQAHVERLTFIRNCRTLDMTLDEIRSLLRLRDSPDDACGSVNALIDEHIEHVQARIDGLVALQEQLVELRRRCNAQGSECAILQQLETNGAVSVPDTEHSHVGRSHGH; the protein is encoded by the coding sequence ATGAAGATCGGAGAACTGGCCAAAGCCACCGACTGCGCGGTGGAAACCATCCGCTACTACGAGCGTGAAAACCTGCTGCCGGAGCCAGCGCGCAGCGACGGCAACTACCGGCTATACACCCAGGCCCATGTGGAGCGGCTGACCTTTATCCGCAACTGCCGCACGCTGGACATGACCCTGGACGAAATTCGCAGCCTGCTACGCCTGCGCGACAGCCCCGACGACGCGTGCGGCAGCGTCAATGCGCTGATCGACGAGCATATCGAGCATGTTCAGGCGCGGATCGATGGCTTGGTGGCATTGCAAGAGCAGTTGGTGGAGCTGCGGCGGCGCTGCAATGCGCAGGGGAGTGAGTGCGCGATCTTGCAGCAACTGGAGACGAACGGGGCGGTATCGGTGCCGGATACCGAACATTCGCATGTGGGGCGCAGTCACGGGCATTGA
- a CDS encoding IS110 family transposase — protein sequence MARKPSKQRFTVVHPDCAAIDVGGREHFVAVDPRHENPVQSFTSFTDDLLKMANWLESLGIKVVAMESTGVYWIPIYEILSERGFEVYLVNARATRQITGRKSDVLDCQWIWQLMTHGLLRGAFRPDDLTCCVRSLVRQRASKVKDQAQTLNRMQKAMSQMNIQLANVISDISGVTGMKILRAICAGERDPVQLAELTDRRIKAGKEAVARSLHGNWRREHLHALTQELAAYDFLEQQIADCDDAIKAALEQLPVLQNKPEPSNKPLRSPHRNGAQQTELHQTLWKVLGVDLTAIPTIGVDTALVLAGEIGTDLSRFPSSQHFCSWLGLAPPTRISGGHRLASGGPKIVNRAAQALKQAASNARNDKGFIGASHRARLTRMDTSCAIKATAHQLARLVYNLLTKKQAYVEKGLEEFETRSQDRQVRALLRKARKLGYQLVAA from the coding sequence ATGGCGCGCAAGCCTTCCAAGCAACGCTTTACCGTCGTCCATCCCGATTGCGCAGCGATCGATGTCGGTGGTCGAGAGCATTTCGTGGCGGTCGATCCCCGGCACGAAAATCCCGTCCAGTCGTTCACGTCCTTTACTGACGACCTGCTCAAGATGGCTAACTGGCTTGAAAGCCTGGGGATCAAGGTCGTTGCCATGGAATCCACGGGGGTTTATTGGATTCCAATTTACGAGATTCTCAGCGAGCGCGGTTTTGAGGTTTATCTCGTCAATGCCAGAGCAACTCGGCAAATCACGGGCCGTAAATCAGATGTGCTGGATTGCCAGTGGATTTGGCAGCTGATGACTCATGGACTGCTCAGAGGCGCATTCCGCCCCGATGATCTGACCTGCTGCGTCCGGTCATTGGTCAGGCAGCGTGCTTCCAAAGTGAAAGACCAGGCGCAGACGCTGAACCGGATGCAAAAGGCCATGAGCCAAATGAACATCCAGCTGGCCAATGTCATCAGTGATATTTCCGGCGTAACTGGCATGAAGATTTTGCGAGCCATCTGCGCAGGTGAACGGGACCCAGTGCAACTGGCTGAACTGACCGACCGCCGCATCAAGGCAGGCAAGGAGGCTGTCGCTCGGAGTCTTCATGGCAATTGGCGACGCGAGCATTTGCATGCGCTAACTCAGGAATTGGCTGCCTATGACTTCCTGGAGCAGCAAATTGCTGATTGTGACGACGCCATAAAAGCCGCGTTAGAGCAGTTGCCGGTGCTGCAAAACAAGCCAGAGCCATCCAATAAGCCTTTACGGAGCCCGCACCGAAACGGTGCCCAACAGACTGAACTGCATCAGACATTGTGGAAAGTTCTTGGCGTGGACCTAACCGCAATTCCAACCATTGGGGTGGACACTGCATTAGTGCTGGCAGGGGAGATCGGTACAGATCTATCACGCTTCCCGTCCTCACAGCACTTCTGCTCTTGGTTGGGACTGGCTCCCCCTACTCGAATCTCCGGCGGTCATCGACTGGCAAGTGGTGGGCCAAAAATAGTCAATCGAGCAGCTCAAGCACTCAAGCAGGCTGCATCCAATGCCCGTAACGACAAGGGTTTCATTGGTGCATCGCACCGAGCCAGACTGACTCGAATGGATACCAGCTGCGCCATCAAGGCCACTGCGCATCAGTTGGCACGTCTGGTGTACAACCTTTTAACCAAGAAGCAGGCTTATGTTGAAAAAGGTCTTGAGGAGTTCGAAACCAGAAGCCAGGACCGGCAGGTCCGGGCTTTGCTCCGCAAAGCCCGGAAACTGGGGTATCAGCTGGTGGCCGCTTGA
- a CDS encoding thymidylate synthase codes for MKQYLDLVRDVIDNGTLQGNRTGIRTISLPGAMLRFDLQKGFPAITTRKLAFKSAIGEMVGFLRGVKNAGEFRELGCKVWDQNANENAQWLANPFRQGHDDLGEIYGVQWRQWPGYKRIPLSNPAAIEMAEQAGFRRIAQDEEDGVAFVILYKAIDQVRQCLDTIANDPGSRRILFHGWNCAQLDEMALPPCHLLYQFHPNVETREISLTLYIRSNDLGLGTPFNLTEGAALLSLFGRLTGYTPRWFTYFIGDAHVYENHLDMLNEQLQREPLEAPKLVISDRVPAFAETGKYEPEWLEKIEPSDFWLEGYEHHAPMTAPMAV; via the coding sequence ATGAAACAGTATCTGGACCTGGTCCGCGACGTCATCGACAACGGCACGTTGCAAGGAAACCGCACCGGCATCCGCACCATCAGCCTGCCGGGCGCGATGCTGCGTTTCGACCTGCAGAAGGGCTTTCCGGCCATTACCACGCGCAAGCTGGCGTTCAAGTCGGCGATTGGTGAAATGGTCGGTTTCCTGCGTGGCGTGAAGAACGCCGGTGAGTTCCGCGAGCTGGGCTGCAAGGTCTGGGACCAGAATGCCAACGAAAACGCCCAGTGGCTGGCCAACCCGTTCCGCCAAGGCCATGACGACCTGGGCGAGATCTATGGTGTGCAATGGCGCCAGTGGCCGGGCTACAAGCGCATCCCGCTGAGCAACCCGGCGGCCATCGAAATGGCCGAGCAAGCCGGTTTCCGCCGCATTGCCCAGGACGAAGAGGACGGCGTCGCGTTCGTCATCCTGTACAAGGCGATCGATCAGGTGCGCCAGTGCCTGGACACCATCGCCAACGACCCGGGTAGCCGCCGCATCCTGTTCCATGGCTGGAACTGCGCGCAACTGGACGAAATGGCACTGCCACCGTGTCACCTGCTGTACCAGTTCCACCCGAATGTCGAGACCAGGGAAATTTCCCTGACCCTCTACATCCGCTCCAACGACCTGGGGCTGGGCACACCGTTCAACCTCACCGAAGGTGCGGCGCTGCTGTCGTTGTTCGGCCGCCTGACCGGCTATACACCGCGCTGGTTCACCTACTTCATCGGCGATGCCCATGTGTATGAAAACCATCTGGACATGCTCAACGAGCAGCTCCAGCGCGAGCCGCTGGAGGCGCCGAAGCTGGTCATCAGCGACCGTGTGCCGGCATTTGCCGAAACTGGCAAGTATGAGCCGGAGTGGCTGGAGAAGATCGAGCCGAGTGATTTCTGGCTGGAAGGTTATGAACACCACGCGCCGATGACAGCGCCGATGGCGGTCTGA
- a CDS encoding prolipoprotein diacylglyceryl transferase translates to MLPYPQIDPVALAIGPLKIHWYGLMYLIGIGGAWLLASRRLNRFDPTWNREKLSDLVFWLSMGVIVGGRLGYVLFYDLHAYLANPTLIFEVWKGGMSFHGGFIGVMLAALWFGKRNNKSFFELMDFVAPLVPIGLGAGRIGNFINAELWGKPTDVPWAMIFPPFSDPAQLPRHPSQLYQFALEGVALFVILWLFSRKPRPTMAVSGMFSLCYGIFRFAVEFVRVPDAQLGYIAFGWLTQGQLLCIPMIVGGLVLIWWAYNRKPTAKPA, encoded by the coding sequence ATGCTGCCTTACCCGCAGATAGACCCCGTGGCCTTGGCCATCGGGCCGCTGAAAATCCATTGGTACGGCCTGATGTACCTGATCGGCATCGGCGGTGCCTGGCTGCTGGCCTCACGCCGGCTGAACCGCTTCGACCCCACCTGGAACCGCGAGAAGCTGTCCGACCTGGTGTTCTGGCTGTCGATGGGGGTGATTGTCGGCGGGCGCCTGGGCTATGTGCTGTTCTACGACCTGCACGCCTACCTGGCCAACCCGACGCTGATCTTCGAAGTGTGGAAGGGCGGTATGTCGTTCCACGGCGGCTTCATCGGCGTGATGCTGGCGGCCTTGTGGTTCGGCAAGCGCAACAACAAGTCGTTCTTCGAGCTGATGGACTTCGTCGCCCCGCTGGTGCCGATTGGCCTGGGCGCCGGGCGTATCGGCAACTTCATCAACGCCGAGCTGTGGGGCAAACCCACCGACGTGCCATGGGCGATGATCTTCCCGCCGTTCAGCGACCCGGCCCAGTTGCCACGCCACCCGTCGCAGCTCTACCAGTTCGCCCTTGAGGGCGTGGCGCTGTTCGTCATCCTGTGGCTGTTCTCGCGCAAGCCACGGCCGACCATGGCGGTGTCGGGAATGTTCTCGCTGTGCTACGGCATCTTCCGCTTTGCCGTGGAGTTTGTCCGGGTGCCGGATGCACAACTCGGTTACATCGCGTTCGGTTGGCTCACTCAAGGCCAGTTGCTGTGCATTCCGATGATAGTCGGTGGCCTCGTCTTGATCTGGTGGGCTTATAATCGCAAGCCCACGGCGAAACCCGCCTGA
- a CDS encoding TSUP family transporter codes for MEFVLYLLLGACAGVLAGLFGVGGGIIIVPVLVFSFTLQGFDASVLTHLAVGTSLATIVFTSINAVLEHHRKGAVQWSIFAWMTLGILLGAGVGAKTASLIQGPLLQKIIGVFALVIAAQMALDLKPKASRGVPGKPALIGAGGVIGWASAIFGIGGGSLTVPFLTWRSLPMQQAVATSSACGLPIAVASALSFMLLGWHEEHLPPNSLGYVYLPALVGIAVTSMFFARFGARLAHKLSPRLLKRLFAALLFCVGLSFLI; via the coding sequence ATGGAATTCGTGCTCTATCTGTTGTTGGGCGCCTGTGCCGGTGTGCTGGCCGGGCTGTTCGGCGTGGGCGGCGGCATCATCATCGTGCCGGTGCTGGTGTTCAGCTTTACCCTGCAGGGTTTCGACGCTTCGGTGCTGACCCACCTGGCAGTCGGCACGTCGCTGGCCACCATCGTCTTCACTTCTATCAACGCCGTGCTGGAGCACCACCGCAAGGGTGCCGTGCAATGGTCAATCTTCGCCTGGATGACCCTTGGCATCCTGCTCGGGGCGGGTGTCGGCGCCAAGACCGCCTCGCTTATCCAGGGCCCGCTGCTGCAAAAGATCATTGGCGTGTTCGCCCTGGTCATCGCCGCGCAGATGGCGCTGGACCTCAAACCCAAGGCCAGCCGTGGCGTCCCCGGCAAGCCCGCATTGATCGGCGCAGGCGGCGTAATCGGCTGGGCTTCGGCCATATTCGGCATTGGCGGTGGTTCGCTGACGGTGCCGTTCCTCACCTGGCGCAGCCTGCCCATGCAGCAGGCAGTGGCCACGTCCTCGGCCTGTGGCCTACCGATTGCTGTGGCTAGTGCCCTGAGCTTCATGCTGCTGGGGTGGCACGAGGAGCATCTGCCGCCTAACAGCCTGGGTTACGTGTACCTGCCGGCGCTTGTCGGCATTGCCGTGACCAGCATGTTTTTTGCCCGCTTCGGCGCGCGCCTGGCGCACAAGCTGTCGCCCCGTTTGTTGAAACGCCTGTTCGCAGCCCTGCTGTTCTGTGTCGGCCTCAGCTTTTTGATTTGA